ATCCTTCGTTTGGAAATAAAAATTGGTCTCTGTCGATAAGCCATGTGGCTTCTATGCATTTACGAACTGCAAAATAGATTGAAACAGGAATTAGATTTTCTGTCGTAATTCTTGTGTGTCTTCCACCTTTCTTCCAATTTTCTTTTTCTTCATTATCAACAAAAATCATTCGTTGGTTTTGGAAGTCGTTACCAACCGAAGCCATATGACCAACGTAGTTGTTAGAAATGTTTTTTGAGTATATTTCTAACCAATCACTAATGTATTTTGAGTTGTCGTATGTTGAAATAGTTTTTTCACCTATAAAATTCCCTTTTGTATCATAAACATCGGCAATTGTTTGTTCAAATGCTTCGTCTTTGTTCAAATTCCAAATGAAAAAACCGATTGGGAAATCGCCTTTGACATTATCAAAAGAGTCGGCTGGAACAACAAAAAATTTCTCGATCGAAGCTCGAAAGAAACTTCTGAAATCTGAGTAGTTTGGTGCTTGCAGAATTTTCAACTTTGAAAATTCTGCAAGAATAATGTTAGGGCTATCTTGATATATCCTTGTAAAAAATTGAGCAAACATTTCACTACTTGCTTTAGCCATAAGTGTTTGATATTTGGTGTGTATTTTGCAAACATGAACATCTTTTCGTCCAATTCCTCTTACATTGTCACCTTCTGCATAAGGTGGATTAATATAAATAACTAATTTTTTTTGCTTTTTTGGGATGTTAATAATTTCTTGTAATGGCTTTAGTAATTTGGTAAAATCATCATTTAAAAAATCAAACTGAAAAACGTGGTCGTCTAATAAGTTTGCACCTTTTTTAATACGGTCGTGCATAACTTCAACATCTTGTTTGTCTAATGTTGAAGCCCAAATGTTGTATTTATTTGTGAATCCGTTTAATAAATTTCCTGTTCAAGCGGTACAATCCCAAATATAATATTCATCTTGCCAGTTTTCCCCCAATACATCTGTAAGGTATTTTTGGGAAAGTTCAACCCAAATTTGTGGTGTAAAGAAACTGCCTTTTCGTTCTCTTACGTCTTGAGGAACAAGAAGTCTCTTCGTTCAACTATGTAATCCCAATATTCTTCTTTTGGTGGCCTGTCGTATTAATTCCAAAATTGTGTATGAGCAACTTGATTATCAGTAAAGGATGTTTCACTATGGCTAAACAATCCAGATTCGCTAAGTTTTCGGTCAAGTTCATAATGGTCATGCTTTAATAAAACGTACAACTTTTTCCTTTAACGTATTGTTTTCTTGGGAAAGTATATCGGCAATGTAAAAGTCTAAATCAATAATACTAGCTTTCTTTGCAATTTCCCAATTTACAGCAATTGTTGGTTTTACTATATTAAGGCATTTATTGAAATAACAATAAAATTGTTTTTGTCAATTTTGGTTTTGGTCAATCCAAATTTCCCAACAATAAAATTATTTTTGATGAACTTCTTTAACTCTCTGTCGTCATTGATAAAGTTAAAGAGTAAGGCTTTGTTATCAATATCTGCTTTAACTCTTTCGTGAATAAGTTTAAATTACTTTGTTTCGTGGTTTGAAGGAGTTACGTTCCAATTAAAATCATTTATGTAAAAAACATCGTGTATATCATTGTAAGGAATGAAAGCAATTTTTTCTCCATCAAATGCACCTAACATTGATGGTGGTAAAAATTTATCAAAGGTTCTTGCTTTTCCAATTGTTAAAATTAGTTGAACAATAGATTTATAAATATCAGAAGAACCTTTTTTTGCTTCTGCCCACAATAGCGATTCTTGTTCAAATAATTCTTTTTGACTTTGGTGCATACATACACTAAAGTCAACATTGCCAATTATTTTGGAGCAGTCATATATCCAAAAGTAGTCTTGCGCTACTTTGTTTTTTAGCTCTTCTTCTCTTATGTTTTGATATTTCATTTGTCGTCAATATGTTTGGCTGTTTCAGATTTGTATTGCAATTTGCTTTAGTGTTTTTGGCTTTATAGTGTAGTGAAATTTGAAGATAAAATGTTATTTAAATCACAAATGTAGATAGAATTTTAAATATTTTATTTAAGTAGAAAAATGTAGAAAAATATCGAATTATTTGTAAAAATGAAGGAACTCATTTAAGTATTGGAAACCATACAAAAGCTCATAATTATAATTCAAAAACAAATTTAATGATCGATAGATTTTGAAAGAACTATTATCAAAAAAAACTATATTTTTAAATCAAGTTTAAGACAAAATGTAATTGTAAACTAATGCTAGGAATTATTAATTAATCTGTTAGCTTTATTTCGGACGAGTCAGCAATATTAAAACCAACAATAAAAAAGCCCACCAAAATTATTTAATATTTTTGATGGGCTTATTTACTTATTTATAATTTAAAAAGAAATTTAATTTTAATAACTGTCTTCACTAAAATCAAAGTTGGAAATTAATTGAAGTTCTTTTGCCCTATCTTTAATTTGATTTTTTGTTAAATTAAGTAAACCACCAACTGAAAATTCACTACAACAAAAACTTGCCATCACAGTACCATAGATTAAGGATCTACGGATATTTAATTCATTAACTTCACTACATTGAGATAAATAACCAATCATTCCTCCAGCAAAAGAATCCCCTGCACCAGTAGGATCAACTATATCAAGTAATGGGAAGGCTGGAGCAATAAATATACCACCATCTTTTGAAAATAATAATGCACCATGTTCCCCTTTTTTAATAACAACAAACTTACATCCCATTTCTAAAATTTTCTCTGATGCTTTAATAAGATTATGTTCTTTAGTTAACTCTCGCGCTTCACTATCATTTATAACAAGGCAATCAACGTTTTTAATAATTTCCAACACATCGGCATACATAAGTTCTATCCAAAAATTCATTGTATCACACATAACAAATTTTGGAGAATTAAATTGCCTTAAAGCTTTTACTTGCAGCTTTGGATCTACATTTCCTAAGCATACAAATTGAGTATCTTTATCTTCATCTTTAATTATTGGATTAAACTCTAAAAGTACATTTAATTGAGTGTCTAATGTATCTCTATTATTCATATCAGAATGATATCTACCAGCCCAGTGGAAAGTCTTTCCATCTGGTTTGACCTCAATATTACTAGTATTAATTCCTCTATCAGTTAATACATTAAAAGAATTAAAATCTCCACCTACAATTCCAATTACAGAAGTTGCATTACAGAAATAACTTGCAGCTAAAGAAATATAAGTAGCTGATCCTCCTAAAGCGTTTGGTGCACTTCCAAAAGGAGTTTCAACTGAATCATAAGCAACAGTTCCAATTGCTAATATTTTATTTGACATATAGAAAAAAAATAAAAATTAATTAACTTCTTGTATTTGAATTTCATGAGGAGGTTCACTACTTATAGTACTAATAAAAGTACCCATTAATGCAAATCCACCAGCAGCTAAACAATAGAATATTATTAAATCATGTTCAATTAGCCAACCAGAAACTACTGCTCCTATTATCTGAGCAACACTAGCCATTGATTGGCTAACGCCAAGTACTGCTCCTTGTTCATCACGTTTTACACTTTTCGTAATTAATGTGGTTATTGAGGGTCTTGTAAAAGCCGAACCAATACTTCCAACAACTACATTAATCAATAACAAAGTCAAATTATCTGCATACCACAAAGTTACAAATGACAAACCCATTAATGTAAAACCAATCATGCTAAGTTTTCTATCTCCAAATATTTTCACTAATCTTCCAATAAAACCTCCTTGAATAATAACACCAACTAAACCAGAAAAAGCATAAATATAACCTACATTTTTAGCGTCATATCCAAATTGACGATTTAGGAACAATGCAACACCTGCAATGAATGTAGAAAATGATAAAGTGAATGCAAAAAAACTTAATAACCAATTTCTTGATTCTACTTTACCGAAAAATCTTTTTATCTGTGAGTATCTACTTTCTATAGATTTACTAGTTGCTGGGACATCAGGTAATAAAAATATAGTGCAAAGAATTGAAGTTAGTGAAAGAAATGCTGCAGCAAATGGAGGGTAATGATAACCAAATTGAGATAAGTAACCAGACAATGCAGGACCAACTAAAAAACCTAGCCCAAAGGCTATTCCTATAAATGCAAATGCTTTTGTTCTTTCTTCTGGCTTGGTAACGTCACTAATATATGCTTGAGCTATGCTTAAATTTCCTGCTGTTGATCCATCAATCATTCTAGCAACAAATAGCATCAACAAAGAATTTGCTAATCCAAAAAATAAAAAACCAAAAAAAGTACCTATTTGACTTATTAGAAGTATTTTTTTTCTTCCATAATTGTCAGAAAGTTTTCCTAAAATTGGACCAGAAATCAATTGACAAATTGCAAAAGATGCAAATAATAATCCAACAGTGAAAGGTGAAGCTCCAAATTTTTTTGCATAAAAGGGAAGAATAGGAATTACTAGTGTCAAGCCAAAAACATCAGCTGTGACAGTCAAAAAAATTGGAATTAATTTCTTATTCAATGTTGAAGTTAAGTTTAATAAAAAAGTGAACAGTTAGAAATAAATTTTCACTCACTGTTCACTAAAAATTTCTGAAAGACTGAATGTTTTACTTCTGTTAAAATAAATTGACTATTTAAAAATTAATCATTACAATTTTCTTAATTATTCAGAGCCTCTGCACCTGAAACAATTTCAAGCATTTCTGTTGTAATTGCAGATTGGCGTGCCTTATTATATTGCAACGTTAAAGATCTAACTAATTCACGAGCATTTTGAGTAGCATTTTCCATAGAAGTCATACGTGCTGCATGTTCAGCGGCATTTGAATCTAGTAATGAGTTCCAAAATTGTGTATTTAACTGCTTTGGTAACAAAGAATCAAGCAATTCTATTTTTGACGGCTCAAAGATATAATCTGCTTTTCTTTGCTTCAAAGTTTTATCAGTTACAAATTTTTTAATTGGCAGAAATTGATCAAATGTTGGAACTTGCTTAATTGCACTTTTAAACATATTGTAAATAACCTCAACACGATCGTAATCTCTATTTAAGAAACCTGTTTTTAAATTTGAAGCAATTGATGTTGATTCTGAAAAGTTAAGATTACTGAAAAATCCTGGATAAGCTTGAACTACATTCATTTTTCTTTTTGTAAAAAATTCAACTGATCTTTTACCAACACAAATTATATCTAGATTTCCTTCTGCTAATTGCTTTGAATAATGGGTATTAATATGAATTAGTGTTTGTTTACACAAATTACTATTGAAAGCTCCACACAACCCTCGGTCTGCAGCAATTACAACTAAACATACACGTACAATTTCACGTTCTTCAAAAAGTGGATTAGCTGAAGCTCCTTCTTCGTTACTTGCAACTGATTGAATTATATCACGCAACTTCATTCCATAAGGGCGAGCAAAGGTTATAGCTTCTTGAGCACGCCTTAACTTTGATGCCGCAACCATCTTCATTGCTGAAGTTATTTGGGCAGTACTTGATACACCTTTAATTCTATTTCTTAGTTCCCTATATTTTCCCATTGAATTGTATTATTATTTCGAGCTTATCTAATTTCAAAAATTAAATATTTAATTTTTGAAAAAGTAAACAAAATTGACTTAATGACTAACCATAGGATTAAGTGTTTTTGCTTGTTCAACCCAATCAGTAACTGATGAAACTGATGGCATTGCTCTTACAAGATTTTTTTCATTATTTACTTCAAGCATTTTTGCATGTAAATTAGCTGGTACACGATTTCTGAGCTCTTTAACTGTATCAACACCAGCTGCTTCAAGCAAATCTGCATACTCTTCAGCAACACCTTTAATACGAAACAAATCTGCCATATTTACCCAACGAAGTATTAAGTCTAAACTAATTCCAGTTTTTTCGTTTAGCTGGTTTCTTCCTTGAATTGTTGCTCCAAATTCAAGAAGTTTTTCAACTGAATCAATTCCAATTAAAGTTAACTTTTCAGTATAAACTGGACCAATTCCTTCTATGTCGCTTATTTTGTATGCCATTGTATTTTAATATTTATTAAGTTATTTGGATTTTATAAAATGATTTTTTAATAAAATTCATTTAAATTCAGATATCTAGTTATTCACTATTATATATCTAAAATTATGCTTTAAAGAAATTATGAAAATCTTCTAATGAATTTTTTAACGAATCTACTATTTCTGAAGTTAACTCTCTTTTCTTAGCAATTTCTTTTAACAAATCTGGAAACTTAGTTTTTAGATGTTGAATATATTCTTTCTCAAATCTACGAATATGCTCCACAGGTACGTTATCTAAATAACCATTTGTTCCAGCATAAATAATAGCAACTTGTTCTTCAACCGGAACAGGATTAAATTGTCCTTGTTTTAATATCTCAACTAACCTAGATCCACGTAATAATAATTGTTGAGTCGATTTATCTAAATCAGATCCAAATTTTGCAAATGCTTCAAGAGTACGATATTGAGCCAAATCTAACCTCATTGTTCCAGCAATTTTTTTCATTGCCTTTGTTTGAGCATTTCCACCTACACGCGAAACAGAAATACCTACATCAATTGCAGGTCTTACACCAGCATTAAACAAATTAGGTAATAAATAGATTTGCCCATCAGTAATTGAAATTACATTTGTAGGGATATATGCAGATACATCCGATTCTTGAGTCTCTATAATTGGAAGTGCTGTTAGAGATCCACCTCCATACTCAGCGTCTAATTTTGCAGCCCTTTCTAATAAGCGTGAGTGAAGATAAAATACATCACCTGGATAAGCTTCTCTACCTGGTGGACGACGAAGTAATAATGATACTTGACGATAAGCTGCTGCTTGTTTAGTTAAATCATCATACACACAAAGTGCATGTCTTCCTCCATCACGGAAGTATTCACCCATTGCTGCTCCTGAAAATGGAGCTAAGAACTGCATAGGAGCAGGGTCTGATGCATTTGCAGCTACAATTGTTGTGTAATCTAGTGCTCCATTATCACGTAGAATTTGTACAACATTTGCTACAGTTGC
Above is a window of Chlorobiota bacterium DNA encoding:
- a CDS encoding sugar kinase — translated: MSNKILAIGTVAYDSVETPFGSAPNALGGSATYISLAASYFCNATSVIGIVGGDFNSFNVLTDRGINTSNIEVKPDGKTFHWAGRYHSDMNNRDTLDTQLNVLLEFNPIIKDEDKDTQFVCLGNVDPKLQVKALRQFNSPKFVMCDTMNFWIELMYADVLEIIKNVDCLVINDSEARELTKEHNLIKASEKILEMGCKFVVIKKGEHGALLFSKDGGIFIAPAFPLLDIVDPTGAGDSFAGGMIGYLSQCSEVNELNIRRSLIYGTVMASFCCSEFSVGGLLNLTKNQIKDRAKELQLISNFDFSEDSY
- a CDS encoding MFS transporter: MNKKLIPIFLTVTADVFGLTLVIPILPFYAKKFGASPFTVGLLFASFAICQLISGPILGKLSDNYGRKKILLISQIGTFFGFLFFGLANSLLMLFVARMIDGSTAGNLSIAQAYISDVTKPEERTKAFAFIGIAFGLGFLVGPALSGYLSQFGYHYPPFAAAFLSLTSILCTIFLLPDVPATSKSIESRYSQIKRFFGKVESRNWLLSFFAFTLSFSTFIAGVALFLNRQFGYDAKNVGYIYAFSGLVGVIIQGGFIGRLVKIFGDRKLSMIGFTLMGLSFVTLWYADNLTLLLINVVVGSIGSAFTRPSITTLITKSVKRDEQGAVLGVSQSMASVAQIIGAVVSGWLIEHDLIIFYCLAAGGFALMGTFISTISSEPPHEIQIQEVN
- the atpG gene encoding ATP synthase F1 subunit gamma: MGKYRELRNRIKGVSSTAQITSAMKMVAASKLRRAQEAITFARPYGMKLRDIIQSVASNEEGASANPLFEEREIVRVCLVVIAADRGLCGAFNSNLCKQTLIHINTHYSKQLAEGNLDIICVGKRSVEFFTKRKMNVVQAYPGFFSNLNFSESTSIASNLKTGFLNRDYDRVEVIYNMFKSAIKQVPTFDQFLPIKKFVTDKTLKQRKADYIFEPSKIELLDSLLPKQLNTQFWNSLLDSNAAEHAARMTSMENATQNARELVRSLTLQYNKARQSAITTEMLEIVSGAEALNN
- a CDS encoding DUF4332 domain-containing protein, giving the protein MAYKISDIEGIGPVYTEKLTLIGIDSVEKLLEFGATIQGRNQLNEKTGISLDLILRWVNMADLFRIKGVAEEYADLLEAAGVDTVKELRNRVPANLHAKMLEVNNEKNLVRAMPSVSSVTDWVEQAKTLNPMVSH
- a CDS encoding F0F1 ATP synthase subunit alpha, whose amino-acid sequence is MMAEVRPDEVTAILRKQLSGFSSEAEVHDVGTVLEVGDGVARVYGLSNVLMSELVELPNGVTGMALNLEEDNVGIVLFGEDKLIKEGDTVKRTGKVASVPVGEELLGRVVNPLGVPIDGRGPINAKHSLPIERKGTGVITRYPVKQPLQTGIKAIDAMIPIGRGQRELIIGDRQTGKTTVALDAIINQKYTHTPEAKAEGVEPVYCIYVAIGQKAATVANVVQILRDNGALDYTTIVAANASDPAPMQFLAPFSGAAMGEYFRDGGRHALCVYDDLTKQAAAYRQVSLLLRRPPGREAYPGDVFYLHSRLLERAAKLDAEYGGGSLTALPIIETQESDVSAYIPTNVISITDGQIYLLPNLFNAGVRPAIDVGISVSRVGGNAQTKAMKKIAGTMRLDLAQYRTLEAFAKFGSDLDKSTQQLLLRGSRLVEILKQGQFNPVPVEEQVAIIYAGTNGYLDNVPVEHIRRFEKEYIQHLKTKFPDLLKEIAKKRELTSEIVDSLKNSLEDFHNFFKA